One region of Rhodophyticola sp. CCM32 genomic DNA includes:
- a CDS encoding TRAP transporter small permease: MAGQSSAKEFETGGNPFLKFIGTLSMISGWLSAAMIVIAVAITCQMIFIRFILNQSTIWQTEAVIYLVIGATLIGLPYVQKVRGHVNVDLIPLSLPKSIRFGLAVVTLTVSMAIVAVMFWHGYEYWHFAFERGWRSDTVWGPPLWIPYMALPLGFGLFFLQLLADLIAILLKVDKPFGLED; the protein is encoded by the coding sequence ATGGCTGGTCAAAGCTCAGCAAAGGAATTTGAGACGGGTGGAAACCCATTTCTCAAATTCATCGGCACCTTATCTATGATTTCTGGCTGGCTCTCTGCCGCGATGATCGTCATTGCCGTCGCGATCACATGCCAGATGATCTTTATACGCTTCATCCTGAACCAATCGACGATCTGGCAGACGGAAGCGGTGATTTATCTGGTCATCGGCGCAACGCTGATCGGGCTGCCTTATGTCCAGAAAGTGCGCGGGCATGTGAATGTCGATCTGATCCCCCTGTCCCTGCCAAAATCAATCCGGTTTGGTCTGGCGGTTGTCACGCTGACGGTGTCCATGGCGATTGTCGCGGTGATGTTCTGGCATGGGTATGAATACTGGCACTTCGCCTTTGAACGCGGCTGGCGGTCCGACACGGTCTGGGGCCCGCCGCTCTGGATTCCCTATATGGCGCTTCCCCTGGGGTTCGGCCTGTTCTTCTTGCAGCTTCTTGCTGATCTCATCGCAATTCTACTGAAGGTCGACAAACCTTTCGGACTGGAGGACTGA
- the xsc gene encoding sulfoacetaldehyde acetyltransferase, with protein sequence MKMTTEEAFVKVLQRHGIEHAFGIIGSAMMPISDLFPRAGIMFWDCAHEGSAGMMADGYTRATGRMSMMIAQNGPGITNFVTAVKTAYWNHTPLLLVTPQAANKTIGQGGFQEVEQMKLFEDMAAYQEELRDPSRVAEVLTRVIAQAKRLCGPAQINIPRDFWTRLVDIDIPDPITFEASPGGENSVREAAALLSAAENPVILNGAGVILADAIAVSATLAERLTAPVCVGYQHNDAFPGAHPLFAGPLGYNGSKAAMDLIRDADVVLCLGTRLNPFSTLPGYGMEYWPAEAKIIQVDINPNRIGLTKKVTVGIVGDAGKVARGILENLSDSAGDAGRQDRKDRIAKTKSAWAQQLSSMDHEDDDPGTSWNDRARRAKPDWMSPRMAWRAIQSALPRTAIISSDIGNNCAIGNAYPSFEEGRKYLAPGLFGPCGYGLPAIVGAKIGQADVPVVGFAGDGAFGIAVNELTAIGRGEWPAITQIVFRNYQWGAEKRNSTLWFEDNFVGTELDEAVSYAGIATACGLNGVVARTMEELTAALSQAIEDQMTHGKTTLIEAMINQELGEPFRRDAMKKPVTVAGIDPADMRPQTGA encoded by the coding sequence ATGAAAATGACCACCGAAGAAGCTTTTGTGAAAGTCCTGCAACGCCACGGGATCGAACATGCCTTTGGCATTATCGGGTCGGCGATGATGCCGATCTCTGATCTTTTTCCCCGGGCGGGCATCATGTTCTGGGACTGCGCCCATGAAGGCAGTGCCGGGATGATGGCCGATGGCTACACCCGGGCCACGGGCAGAATGTCGATGATGATCGCCCAGAACGGCCCTGGCATCACCAATTTCGTCACCGCCGTGAAAACCGCCTATTGGAACCATACGCCCCTGCTTCTGGTCACACCCCAGGCGGCCAACAAGACCATCGGGCAAGGCGGGTTTCAGGAAGTCGAACAGATGAAACTGTTCGAGGATATGGCCGCCTATCAGGAAGAACTGCGCGACCCGTCCCGCGTAGCCGAGGTGCTGACCCGGGTGATCGCCCAGGCCAAACGGCTTTGCGGCCCCGCCCAGATCAACATCCCCCGCGATTTCTGGACCCGGCTGGTCGATATCGACATCCCCGACCCGATCACGTTCGAGGCCAGCCCGGGTGGCGAAAACTCGGTCCGGGAGGCCGCCGCCCTGCTCTCTGCCGCTGAAAACCCGGTGATCCTGAATGGCGCGGGCGTGATTCTGGCCGACGCAATCGCCGTCTCTGCCACCCTGGCAGAACGCCTGACCGCGCCGGTCTGCGTCGGCTACCAGCATAATGATGCCTTCCCCGGCGCACATCCGCTTTTCGCCGGGCCGCTTGGCTATAACGGCTCCAAAGCCGCGATGGACCTGATCAGGGATGCCGATGTGGTGTTGTGTCTGGGCACAAGGCTCAACCCGTTCTCCACCCTGCCCGGCTATGGGATGGAATACTGGCCGGCTGAGGCCAAGATCATCCAGGTCGACATCAACCCCAACCGGATCGGTCTGACCAAGAAAGTCACCGTGGGCATCGTCGGCGATGCCGGGAAAGTGGCCCGGGGCATTCTGGAAAACCTCTCGGACAGCGCAGGCGATGCCGGGCGGCAGGACCGCAAGGACAGGATCGCCAAAACCAAATCCGCCTGGGCGCAACAATTGTCGTCGATGGATCATGAAGATGATGACCCCGGCACAAGCTGGAATGACCGCGCCCGCCGCGCCAAGCCGGACTGGATGAGCCCGCGCATGGCCTGGCGCGCGATCCAGTCCGCCCTGCCGCGCACGGCGATCATCTCATCGGATATCGGCAATAATTGTGCCATCGGCAACGCCTATCCCTCCTTTGAAGAGGGGCGCAAATACCTTGCCCCCGGCCTGTTTGGCCCCTGCGGTTATGGCCTGCCCGCGATTGTGGGCGCCAAGATCGGGCAAGCGGATGTGCCGGTGGTGGGCTTTGCCGGTGACGGGGCGTTCGGCATCGCGGTCAATGAGCTGACGGCGATCGGGCGCGGGGAATGGCCGGCGATCACCCAGATCGTTTTCCGCAATTATCAATGGGGGGCCGAGAAACGGAACTCCACCCTGTGGTTCGAGGATAATTTCGTCGGCACCGAACTGGATGAAGCGGTGTCCTATGCCGGGATTGCCACAGCCTGCGGGCTGAACGGCGTGGTGGCCCGCACGATGGAGGAGCTGACAGCCGCCCTGAGCCAGGCGATTGAGGATCAGATGACACATGGCAAGACCACGCTGATCGAGGCGATGATCAATCAGGAACTGGGGGAGCCGTTCCGCCGCGATGCGATGAAGAAACCGGTGACAGTGGCAGGGATTGATCCGGCAGATATGCGCCCGCAGACCGGGGCGTGA
- the dctP gene encoding TRAP transporter substrate-binding protein DctP, with translation MKTHLKMAALAAAMTVGTALAAEELRLSHQWSNQDVRHQVAQMVADQVAAADVDLDITIFGSRSLFAPREQYNPLSRGRLDMTILPLSYAGGQRPAYNLTLMPGLIRNHEHAARLIESPFMAALEEIMAEDDVMVLVHGYLAGGFVGVDGCITSPEDVAGLQTRAAGRAFEEMLAGAGASIASMASSELYSALQTGVLDAANTSSSSFVSYRIYEQVECYTPAADVALWFMYQPLLMNKSVFEGLNEEQQAALLEAAANAQAFYFEEAVLQDAQSEEVFREAGVEIARMTDEDFAAWQALAQETSYANFVENTPNGQDLLDMALSVE, from the coding sequence ATGAAGACCCATCTCAAAATGGCTGCTTTGGCAGCGGCAATGACTGTTGGTACAGCCCTGGCTGCCGAGGAATTGCGCCTTTCACATCAATGGTCGAACCAGGATGTGCGTCATCAGGTTGCGCAAATGGTTGCTGACCAGGTTGCCGCGGCCGATGTCGATCTGGACATCACGATTTTCGGGTCCCGGTCACTGTTTGCACCCCGCGAGCAGTACAATCCGCTTAGCCGCGGCCGTCTGGACATGACGATTCTGCCGCTGTCCTACGCAGGCGGTCAACGGCCCGCCTATAACCTGACCCTGATGCCCGGCCTTATTCGCAACCACGAACATGCCGCCCGTCTGATTGAATCGCCCTTTATGGCGGCCCTGGAAGAGATCATGGCCGAAGATGATGTCATGGTTCTGGTGCATGGGTATCTTGCCGGTGGCTTTGTCGGTGTCGATGGCTGCATCACCAGCCCGGAAGATGTGGCCGGCTTGCAGACCCGCGCCGCCGGGCGTGCCTTTGAGGAGATGCTGGCAGGCGCCGGCGCATCCATCGCCTCGATGGCATCATCGGAACTCTACAGCGCCCTGCAGACCGGTGTGCTTGACGCGGCCAACACCTCATCCTCGTCTTTCGTGTCCTATCGCATCTATGAGCAGGTGGAATGCTACACGCCCGCCGCGGATGTCGCCTTGTGGTTCATGTATCAGCCGCTGCTGATGAACAAGAGCGTGTTCGAGGGTCTGAACGAGGAACAGCAGGCGGCCCTGCTGGAGGCAGCCGCAAATGCACAGGCGTTCTATTTCGAAGAGGCCGTTTTGCAGGATGCCCAGTCCGAAGAGGTGTTCCGTGAGGCAGGGGTCGAGATTGCCCGGATGACCGATGAAGACTTCGCCGCATGGCAGGCTCTGGCGCAGGAGACCTCTTACGCCAACTTTGTCGAAAACACGCCGAACGGCCAGGACCTGCTCGACATGGCCCTGTCTGTCGAGTGA
- a CDS encoding TRAP transporter large permease, protein MDPLLLGALVAFFTIFVLFSGVSVAVGLLIVSGGFLIVFDGVQSLELMPEIFFGKLDNFALLSIPMFIIMGASIASTRAGADLYEALERWLTRVPGGLVISNLGACALFAAMSGSSPATCAAIGKMGIPEMRKRGYPDGVAAGSIAAGGTLGILIPPSVTMIVYGIATESSIGRLFLAGVLPGLMLVGLFMIWSLYSTAKSGNTKQLSARSYSWRERFEILPRVLPFLVIIVGVLYAMYGGIATPSETAAVGALMCLMIAVVLYKLWNPRDLWAVLRDSTKESVMILFIIAAAGVFSYMLSSLTITQSIAEWIGTLDVNRWVLMGVINVFLLIAGFFLPPVAVILMAAPILLPIITVAGFDPIWFAVVLTINMEIGLISPPVGLNLYVINGIAPDIPLKTILKGSLPFVACMVIAIILLCLFPGIATWLPNVVMGVAV, encoded by the coding sequence ATGGACCCCCTGCTTCTTGGCGCCCTTGTCGCCTTCTTCACCATATTTGTTCTGTTTTCCGGGGTTTCGGTCGCGGTCGGGCTTCTGATCGTATCGGGCGGGTTTCTGATCGTGTTTGACGGGGTCCAATCGCTGGAACTGATGCCGGAAATCTTCTTCGGAAAACTGGACAACTTCGCCCTTCTGTCGATCCCGATGTTCATCATCATGGGCGCATCCATTGCCTCGACACGGGCCGGGGCGGACCTTTACGAGGCTCTGGAACGCTGGCTGACCCGGGTTCCCGGTGGTCTGGTCATCTCCAACCTTGGCGCCTGTGCCCTGTTTGCGGCAATGTCCGGTTCCAGCCCGGCAACCTGTGCCGCGATCGGCAAGATGGGCATCCCGGAAATGCGCAAACGCGGGTATCCCGATGGCGTGGCGGCCGGTTCGATTGCTGCGGGCGGCACCCTTGGCATTCTGATCCCCCCTTCTGTGACGATGATCGTTTACGGCATCGCCACGGAAAGCTCGATCGGCCGTCTGTTTCTGGCAGGTGTTCTTCCCGGTCTGATGCTGGTCGGCCTGTTCATGATCTGGTCGCTCTATTCCACGGCCAAATCCGGCAACACCAAACAGTTGAGCGCCCGGTCCTATTCCTGGCGGGAACGCTTTGAGATCCTGCCGCGTGTGCTCCCCTTTCTGGTGATCATCGTCGGCGTGCTCTACGCCATGTATGGCGGGATCGCGACACCATCGGAAACCGCGGCGGTTGGCGCCCTGATGTGCCTGATGATCGCTGTTGTTCTCTACAAGCTGTGGAACCCCCGCGATCTTTGGGCCGTGCTGCGTGACAGCACCAAAGAAAGCGTCATGATCCTGTTCATCATCGCGGCGGCGGGTGTGTTTTCCTACATGCTGTCAAGCCTGACGATCACCCAGTCCATCGCCGAATGGATCGGGACGCTGGATGTGAACCGCTGGGTTCTGATGGGGGTCATCAACGTGTTCCTGCTGATCGCCGGGTTCTTCCTGCCCCCGGTGGCGGTGATCCTGATGGCGGCCCCGATCCTGCTGCCGATCATCACCGTTGCGGGGTTTGATCCGATCTGGTTCGCGGTTGTTCTGACCATCAATATGGAAATCGGCCTGATTTCACCGCCGGTGGGTCTGAACCTCTATGTGATCAACGGAATCGCACCTGATATCCCGCTGAAAACAATCCTGAAAGGCTCCCTGCCCTTTGTGGCCTGTATGGTGATTGCAATCATCCTGCTGTGCCTGTTCCCCGGCATCGCAACCTGGTTGCCCAATGTCGTCATGGGAGTTGCGGTATGA
- a CDS encoding adenylate kinase yields MSSSHTSSHTPRQSFVFVILGPPGSGKGTQARRMADTFGLTQLSTGDLLRKAVANGTPAGLAARAEMEAGALVSDDIVIAVLKDALARPDGKDGVLLDGFPRTITQAKALDALLTGDGNAIAATINLVVDDDAMVARISGRHSCARCGEGYHITFKRPAVEGVCDICGSTGFKRRADDTAETVRVRLVEYHAQTAPLIEYYDMSDVLFSIPAMGEIADISDRIKAVIAAKMQV; encoded by the coding sequence ATTTCCAGCTCTCACACATCTTCTCACACACCGCGCCAGAGTTTTGTCTTTGTTATCCTGGGCCCGCCCGGGTCCGGCAAGGGCACACAGGCACGACGCATGGCCGATACATTCGGCCTGACCCAGCTTTCAACCGGCGATCTTCTGCGCAAGGCCGTTGCAAATGGCACACCCGCCGGTCTTGCCGCCAGGGCCGAGATGGAGGCCGGCGCCCTGGTCAGCGACGATATCGTCATCGCGGTTCTGAAAGACGCCCTCGCCCGCCCGGATGGCAAGGACGGGGTGCTTCTGGACGGGTTCCCGCGCACAATCACTCAGGCAAAGGCCCTGGATGCGCTGTTGACAGGGGACGGAAATGCCATTGCCGCAACGATCAATCTGGTTGTCGATGATGACGCGATGGTTGCGCGTATTTCAGGCCGGCATAGCTGTGCCAGATGCGGCGAAGGCTACCACATCACGTTCAAACGCCCGGCGGTGGAAGGTGTCTGCGACATCTGCGGATCGACCGGCTTCAAACGCAGGGCCGATGACACCGCCGAAACCGTGCGGGTCCGGCTGGTGGAATATCATGCGCAGACAGCCCCGCTGATCGAATATTACGATATGTCGGATGTCCTGTTCTCGATCCCCGCAATGGGTGAGATCGCCGATATCTCAGACCGGATCAAAGCCGTGATCGCGGCAAAGATGCAGGTTTGA
- a CDS encoding malonate--CoA ligase: MANPLFDTLFGQHIGKDTAFLQLADETVITHDSFLKMTARFAHTFTQIGAKPGDRVAVQIAKSPDALAVYAACVQAGLVFLPLNTAYTSDEVSYFVENSEARILLCDGKNAEAYATIANATGVILETMNADGTGSFATRAKDMPETFATVGRDLDDLAAFLYTSGTTGRSKGAMLTQGNLLSNAQALAAEWQFTADDVLLHALPIFHTHGLFVATNISLLAGGKIIFLTRFDLDVMLDLMPQATTMMGVPTFYTRLLGDERFTRALAVHMRLFISGSAPLLAETHVQFEERTGHRILERYGMTETNMNTSNPYAGERRAGTVGFPLPGIEVKITDSNTGEALPVGEIGEIEVRGPNVFKGYWKMPEKTAEELRENGFFITGDLGRIDEDGYVHIVGRNKDLIISGGYNIYPKEIELVLDDQPGVLESATIGVPHPDFGETVVGVLVAEDGAEPDLEAIKASIGKSLARFKHPQRLMVVPELPRNTMGKVQKNVLRDQFSGLFAK, translated from the coding sequence ATGGCCAACCCGCTTTTCGACACACTTTTCGGTCAGCACATTGGAAAAGACACGGCTTTCCTGCAACTGGCCGATGAAACCGTCATCACACATGACAGCTTTCTCAAAATGACCGCGCGATTTGCCCATACATTCACGCAGATCGGCGCGAAACCCGGCGACAGGGTCGCGGTACAGATCGCCAAATCTCCCGACGCGCTTGCGGTATATGCGGCCTGTGTGCAGGCGGGGCTTGTGTTTTTGCCGCTGAACACCGCCTATACCAGCGACGAGGTGTCTTACTTCGTGGAAAACAGCGAAGCCCGCATTCTGCTATGCGATGGCAAAAACGCCGAGGCCTATGCCACGATTGCGAATGCCACCGGTGTCATTCTGGAAACCATGAATGCCGATGGCACCGGGTCCTTTGCGACCCGGGCCAAAGACATGCCCGAGACATTTGCCACCGTGGGCCGGGATCTCGATGATCTGGCCGCGTTTTTGTACACTTCGGGGACAACCGGGCGCTCCAAGGGGGCGATGCTGACCCAGGGCAATCTTCTGTCCAACGCGCAGGCATTGGCGGCGGAATGGCAGTTCACTGCAGATGATGTGCTGCTGCATGCCCTGCCGATCTTCCACACCCATGGCCTGTTTGTCGCAACCAATATCTCGCTGCTGGCCGGTGGAAAGATCATCTTCCTGACCAGGTTCGACCTGGATGTCATGCTTGATCTGATGCCGCAGGCAACAACCATGATGGGGGTGCCGACCTTCTATACCCGTCTGCTTGGGGATGAGCGTTTCACCCGCGCGCTTGCGGTGCATATGCGGCTGTTCATCTCTGGCAGCGCCCCGCTTCTGGCGGAAACCCATGTGCAGTTCGAAGAGCGGACAGGCCACCGGATTCTCGAACGCTACGGGATGACCGAGACCAATATGAACACCTCAAACCCCTATGCGGGGGAACGGCGGGCAGGCACCGTGGGCTTCCCCCTGCCCGGGATCGAGGTGAAGATCACCGACAGCAACACCGGCGAGGCCCTGCCCGTCGGTGAGATCGGCGAGATCGAGGTGCGCGGGCCGAACGTGTTCAAGGGCTATTGGAAGATGCCCGAGAAGACCGCCGAGGAGCTGCGCGAAAACGGGTTCTTCATCACCGGCGATCTGGGCCGGATCGACGAGGATGGATATGTGCATATCGTCGGGCGCAACAAGGACCTGATCATCTCGGGCGGGTATAACATCTACCCCAAAGAGATCGAACTGGTGCTGGATGATCAGCCCGGAGTGCTGGAAAGCGCCACCATCGGCGTGCCGCATCCCGATTTCGGGGAAACCGTGGTCGGGGTTCTTGTGGCCGAAGACGGCGCCGAGCCGGATCTGGAGGCGATCAAGGCCAGCATCGGCAAATCCCTTGCCCGTTTCAAACATCCCCAACGGTTGATGGTGGTGCCGGAACTGCCGCGCAACACCATGGGCAAAGTCCAGAAAAATGTCCTGCGGGATCAGTTTTCGGGGCTTTTCGCGAAATAA
- a CDS encoding GntR family transcriptional regulator, producing MEIRRAEVIFRDLEQMILTGAFGDGERLDEIRLAQKFGVSRTPLREAFQRLSVSGLVEQIPRRGVFVRQPGPMELLESFEYMAEIEAACGRLAAKRISDDAIADLEQANLKCQSAIKAADVSAYYGHNASFHQIIYVQSGNRPLQEEALRLQKRLKPYRRMQLQFRGRLEQSMKEHKMIVRALKEGASEEAANLLRDHVAIQGEKFHHLMAEIRSSEDPS from the coding sequence ATGGAAATTCGACGTGCCGAAGTGATCTTTCGGGATCTGGAACAGATGATCCTTACCGGAGCGTTCGGAGATGGCGAACGTCTGGACGAAATCAGACTTGCCCAGAAGTTCGGCGTGTCCAGAACCCCTCTCAGGGAAGCGTTCCAAAGATTATCCGTATCAGGGCTGGTTGAACAAATTCCCCGGCGGGGTGTTTTCGTCCGCCAGCCGGGGCCGATGGAGCTTCTGGAAAGCTTTGAATACATGGCCGAGATAGAGGCCGCGTGCGGCAGACTGGCCGCCAAGCGCATTTCTGACGATGCGATTGCCGACCTGGAACAGGCCAATCTGAAATGCCAGTCTGCGATCAAGGCTGCGGATGTGAGTGCCTATTACGGACATAACGCCAGCTTTCACCAGATCATCTATGTGCAATCCGGCAATCGCCCCCTGCAGGAAGAGGCATTGCGGCTTCAGAAAAGGCTGAAACCCTACCGCAGAATGCAGTTGCAGTTTCGCGGTCGCCTTGAGCAATCCATGAAAGAGCACAAGATGATTGTGCGCGCCCTGAAAGAGGGTGCAAGCGAAGAGGCCGCAAACCTGCTGCGGGATCATGTTGCCATCCAGGGAGAGAAATTCCACCATCTGATGGCCGAAATCCGATCGTCCGAGGACCCGTCCTGA
- a CDS encoding malonyl-CoA decarboxylase produces MSALADMLSTIFERRYRGVREADRDNRSMEELAHDLLGNSGEISGGLVARQILDRYAALSQDEKRAFFEFVTHGLEISPQTVRDTLEAYEKKPSKASYRAFAAACEPGRQEFARRLNRVPGATGKLVDMRHDLLRLLKEHKNLEPLDVDFHHLFGSWFNRGFLVLRPINWDSSASILEKIIEYEAVHAIDSWDDLRRRLKPSDRRCFGFFHPSMSDDPLIFVEVALTRGVPNSVQGLLADEREAILEEDADTAVFYSISNCQAGLAGISFGNSLIKQVVSDLSRDLPNLKTFVTLSPIPGLNKWLGGSQISLLPRDDHKALAAHYLLEAKRPDGFPVDPVARFHLGNGAQIHAVHADADTSDNGMRQSNGVMVNYLYDLNQISQNHEKFAAEKEITASHDVRTLSATVKTSQGD; encoded by the coding sequence ATGAGCGCCCTGGCCGACATGCTGTCGACCATTTTCGAACGCCGTTATCGCGGCGTTCGGGAAGCCGACCGCGACAACCGCAGCATGGAAGAACTGGCCCATGATCTGCTGGGCAATTCCGGTGAAATCTCCGGCGGGCTGGTCGCACGGCAGATACTCGATCGCTACGCGGCCTTGAGCCAGGATGAGAAACGGGCCTTTTTCGAATTCGTGACCCATGGGCTGGAGATCAGCCCGCAAACGGTCAGAGATACGCTGGAAGCCTATGAAAAAAAGCCCTCGAAGGCCAGCTACCGGGCCTTTGCGGCGGCCTGTGAACCGGGGCGGCAGGAATTTGCGCGGCGCCTGAACCGGGTGCCGGGGGCGACCGGCAAGCTGGTCGATATGCGCCATGACCTGCTGCGGCTGTTGAAAGAGCACAAGAACCTCGAACCTCTGGATGTGGATTTCCACCATCTCTTCGGCTCCTGGTTCAACCGTGGCTTTCTGGTTCTCAGACCGATCAACTGGGACAGTTCAGCCAGTATTCTGGAAAAGATCATCGAATATGAGGCCGTCCACGCGATTGACAGCTGGGATGATCTGCGCCGGAGGCTGAAACCCTCGGACAGGCGATGCTTTGGCTTCTTCCACCCCTCGATGTCCGACGACCCGCTGATCTTTGTGGAGGTGGCCCTGACACGGGGCGTTCCCAATTCGGTGCAGGGGCTTCTGGCCGATGAACGCGAGGCGATACTGGAAGAGGATGCCGATACCGCCGTTTTCTATTCAATCTCCAACTGTCAGGCGGGTCTGGCCGGGATCTCTTTCGGAAACTCGCTGATCAAGCAGGTGGTTTCCGATCTGTCCCGCGACCTGCCCAATCTGAAAACCTTTGTCACCCTGTCACCGATCCCCGGTCTCAACAAATGGCTGGGCGGAAGCCAGATTTCCCTTCTGCCACGGGACGACCACAAGGCGCTTGCGGCCCATTACCTGCTGGAGGCGAAACGCCCCGACGGCTTTCCCGTTGACCCGGTGGCCCGGTTCCATCTGGGCAATGGCGCGCAGATCCATGCAGTCCATGCCGATGCGGATACCTCCGATAACGGCATGCGGCAATCCAACGGGGTGATGGTCAATTATCTCTATGATCTCAACCAGATATCGCAGAACCACGAAAAATTTGCAGCCGAAAAAGAGATAACCGCATCGCATGACGTGCGGACGCTGAGTGCAACTGTAAAAACCAGTCAGGGAGACTGA